In Limnohabitans sp. INBF002, one genomic interval encodes:
- the hpxZ gene encoding oxalurate catabolism protein HpxZ: protein MDINLPDVVAEVSAAFERYEHALVHNEVEVLDELFHNSPHTLRYGATENLYGYHAIQAFRASRPSQGLARERMNIVITTYGHDFATANTEFQRVGSERTGRQSQTWVRTPEGWRVVAAHVSLLA from the coding sequence ATGGACATCAATTTACCCGACGTGGTCGCTGAGGTGAGTGCCGCCTTTGAGCGGTATGAGCATGCGCTGGTGCACAACGAGGTGGAGGTGTTGGATGAGTTGTTTCACAACAGCCCACACACCTTGCGCTACGGCGCGACTGAGAATTTGTATGGTTATCACGCTATTCAAGCCTTTCGTGCCAGCCGTCCTTCGCAAGGCTTGGCACGCGAACGCATGAACATCGTCATCACCACCTACGGCCACGACTTTGCCACCGCCAACACCGAATTTCAAAGGGTGGGCAGCGAGCGAACCGGACGCCAAAGCCAAACCTGGGTTCGCACGCCTGAAGGTTGGCGCGTAGTGGCCGCACACGTCAGCCTGTTGGCATGA
- a CDS encoding GntR family transcriptional regulator codes for MSVKHPVRDPSRADAVYAQLKRDISEFRWLPGDRFTEMEVCDRHQVSRTPARQALFRLRQEGFVDVHFRSGWEVKPFDFEKFDHLYDLRILIETTAVQRLCQPEAHAVDLRVLAEQARIWMVDEHERCTDRACVAEWDEAFHIALVQACGNPEMLRVHREISERIRSVRRLDFTLQDRIQATYVEHARILQAVLGRQADAVNTLLTSHIQASQSQVRNITLHQIHQARRLAAN; via the coding sequence ATGAGTGTCAAACATCCGGTGCGTGACCCTTCGCGCGCGGATGCGGTGTACGCGCAACTTAAGCGCGACATTTCAGAATTTCGGTGGTTGCCAGGTGACCGCTTCACCGAGATGGAAGTGTGCGATCGACATCAGGTGTCACGCACGCCGGCTCGGCAAGCACTGTTTCGTTTGCGCCAAGAAGGCTTTGTGGATGTGCACTTTCGCAGCGGCTGGGAAGTCAAGCCGTTTGACTTTGAAAAGTTTGACCACCTCTATGATTTGCGCATCTTGATTGAAACCACGGCTGTTCAACGCTTGTGCCAGCCCGAAGCACACGCCGTCGATCTGAGGGTGTTGGCTGAACAAGCCCGTATTTGGATGGTGGACGAGCACGAGCGGTGCACCGATCGTGCGTGCGTGGCGGAATGGGACGAGGCCTTTCACATCGCTTTGGTGCAAGCCTGTGGGAATCCCGAAATGTTGCGTGTACACCGAGAAATCAGTGAGCGCATTCGCAGCGTGCGCCGTTTGGACTTCACGCTGCAAGACCGCATCCAAGCCACGTACGTTGAACACGCGCGAATTTTGCAAGCTGTGTTGGGGCGACAAGCCGATGCCGTTAACACATTGTTGACTTCCCATATTCAAGCCAGTCAATCGCAAGTGCGCAACATCACCTTGCATCAAATACATCAAGCACGACGGCTTGCGGCCAATTGA
- a CDS encoding ABC transporter substrate-binding protein, with product MKSVRKQLPRWLVALPIAMLISAGVQAETVARYGISMADIPLTTGQPDRGAGAYQFTGHTLYDPLVAWEANIGTRPGKLVPGLASAWKVDPKDNKKWVFTLRKGVKFHDGSELKADAVVWNLDKVLADKSPQFDAKQSAQVRPRIPSIASYRVVDEYTVEITTKDVDALFPYQLPWFLISSPAQWEKLGRDWSKLASQPSGTGPFKLDKLVPRERAELVKNVAYWDKNRIAKTDRIILMPIPDAMTRANALLNGQVDIIETPPPDVLPQLKSSGFKLVQNVTPHVWPYHFSTLPGSPWTDIRVRKAANLAIDRDAIVKLLNGLATPAKGQLDKTSPWFGKPSFKIGYDVKAAKALMAQAGYSPAKPLKAKVIIAQGGTGQMLSLPMNEFIQQSLAEVGIQLEFEVVELENLYLHWRNGAKAEMNAGKGISAINLGYVTADPFYAITRFVDSRYIAPNGVNWGGYNNPKVDGAIDTIRKNFDTKIQDKLLAEIHETMVDDALMLWVVHDVNPHAMSPKVQEFVQAQHWFQDLTTIRMK from the coding sequence ATGAAATCTGTTCGCAAGCAACTCCCTCGATGGCTGGTCGCATTGCCCATCGCCATGCTGATTAGCGCAGGTGTGCAAGCGGAGACCGTTGCACGTTACGGCATCTCTATGGCGGACATCCCGCTTACCACGGGTCAACCCGATCGTGGAGCAGGCGCATATCAATTCACTGGTCACACCTTGTATGACCCGCTGGTTGCTTGGGAAGCCAACATTGGCACTCGTCCGGGTAAGTTGGTGCCAGGTTTGGCCAGTGCTTGGAAGGTCGATCCTAAAGACAACAAGAAATGGGTATTCACCCTGCGCAAAGGTGTGAAGTTCCATGATGGCTCAGAGCTCAAAGCTGACGCTGTGGTGTGGAACTTGGACAAAGTCTTGGCCGACAAGTCGCCTCAATTTGACGCGAAGCAAAGTGCGCAAGTGCGTCCCCGTATTCCATCGATTGCGTCATACCGCGTGGTGGATGAATACACCGTGGAGATCACCACCAAAGATGTGGACGCGCTCTTTCCGTACCAACTGCCTTGGTTCTTGATTTCAAGCCCCGCACAGTGGGAAAAGCTGGGTCGCGACTGGAGCAAGTTGGCCAGCCAACCTTCGGGCACAGGCCCCTTCAAGCTCGATAAATTAGTGCCGCGCGAACGCGCTGAGTTGGTGAAAAACGTAGCCTATTGGGACAAAAACCGCATTGCCAAAACGGATCGCATCATTTTGATGCCCATTCCAGACGCCATGACCCGTGCCAACGCCTTGTTGAACGGTCAGGTTGACATCATTGAAACGCCGCCACCGGATGTGTTGCCGCAACTCAAAAGCTCAGGTTTCAAACTGGTGCAAAACGTGACGCCGCATGTGTGGCCGTATCACTTTTCCACGTTGCCGGGTTCGCCTTGGACCGACATTCGCGTGCGCAAAGCAGCCAACTTGGCGATTGACCGTGATGCGATTGTGAAGTTGCTCAATGGCTTGGCGACACCTGCTAAAGGTCAGCTCGACAAAACCAGCCCATGGTTTGGGAAGCCATCGTTCAAGATTGGTTACGACGTCAAAGCGGCTAAGGCCTTGATGGCGCAAGCGGGCTACAGCCCGGCCAAACCACTCAAAGCCAAAGTCATCATTGCGCAGGGCGGTACGGGTCAAATGTTGTCTTTGCCGATGAACGAATTCATTCAACAAAGCTTGGCTGAGGTCGGTATTCAGCTGGAGTTTGAAGTGGTTGAGTTAGAGAACTTGTACCTGCACTGGCGCAACGGTGCCAAGGCTGAGATGAATGCCGGCAAAGGCATCAGTGCGATCAACTTGGGCTATGTCACCGCCGACCCGTTTTATGCCATCACACGCTTTGTGGACAGCCGTTACATCGCGCCAAACGGGGTGAACTGGGGTGGGTACAACAACCCCAAAGTGGACGGTGCGATTGACACCATTCGTAAGAATTTTGACACCAAGATTCAAGACAAGCTGCTCGCTGAAATTCACGAAACCATGGTGGACGATGCGCTCATGCTGTGGGTTGTGCATGACGTGAACCCTCATGCCATGTCGCCGAAGGTTCAAGAGTTTGTGCAAGCACAACACTGGTTCCAAGACCTCACAACCATTCGCATGAAATAA
- a CDS encoding ABC transporter permease, with product MLTYILKRLLYALPIALSVTVVSFMLVYLAPGDPLNAIAPADAPADVIEALKSAYGLDRPVPVQYGLWLWRAVQGDLGTSIASGRAVVTEVFGAVGNTLLLAGIASGLGVLVGCVLGALAGYKHGSGIDRAATALSVVGVSIPHYWLGLVLTIIFSTWLGWFPAMGAGPGGSADWSWDWDHMRYLVLPAVTLSVIPMGIITRTVRALVADMLEQEFVVALRARGLSGIAVFRHVAKNTAPTVLAVAGLQVGYLMGGSILVETVFAWPGTGFLLNTAIFQRDIPLLQGTLLVLCMFFVVLNLLVDILQPLIDPRMGRG from the coding sequence ATGCTGACCTATATCCTCAAGCGTCTCTTGTACGCCTTACCCATCGCACTCAGTGTCACCGTGGTGTCGTTCATGTTGGTGTACTTGGCACCGGGCGATCCGCTCAATGCCATTGCTCCAGCTGACGCTCCGGCTGACGTGATCGAAGCTCTCAAAAGCGCTTATGGTCTCGACCGTCCCGTGCCTGTGCAATACGGCCTTTGGTTGTGGCGGGCAGTACAAGGCGACTTGGGCACCTCCATCGCCTCAGGGCGTGCGGTGGTGACCGAAGTGTTTGGTGCCGTGGGTAACACCTTGCTGCTGGCAGGCATTGCCTCTGGCTTAGGGGTGTTGGTGGGTTGTGTGCTCGGGGCGCTTGCGGGATATAAACATGGCAGCGGCATTGACCGCGCTGCCACTGCTTTGTCCGTGGTGGGGGTGAGCATTCCCCACTATTGGCTAGGCTTGGTGTTGACAATTATTTTCTCAACGTGGCTCGGTTGGTTCCCCGCGATGGGCGCAGGTCCTGGGGGTTCTGCCGATTGGTCATGGGACTGGGATCACATGCGCTACCTCGTGTTGCCCGCTGTCACCTTGTCGGTGATTCCGATGGGCATCATCACCCGCACCGTGCGCGCTTTGGTGGCAGACATGTTGGAGCAAGAGTTTGTGGTGGCCTTGCGTGCCCGGGGTTTGAGTGGGATAGCCGTGTTTCGCCATGTGGCCAAAAACACAGCACCGACTGTGTTGGCTGTGGCTGGTCTGCAAGTGGGGTACCTCATGGGTGGCTCGATCTTGGTGGAAACGGTGTTTGCATGGCCGGGTACAGGTTTCTTGCTAAACACTGCCATTTTTCAGCGTGACATTCCTTTGCTACAGGGCACCTTGCTGGTGTTGTGCATGTTTTTTGTGGTGTTGAATTTATTGGTGGATATTTTGCAGCCGCTGATCGACCCCCGCATGGGTCGTGGTTAA
- a CDS encoding ABC transporter permease: MTSLTTSIPNRSYWHVVARQLRQEPVAMASAVVLLLIICAAVFAPWLAPADPFKASMLKRLLPIGSPGYLLGTDELGRDMVTRLMYGGRLSLLMGVVPVFAAFFIGTSIGLFAGYVGGRVNMVIMRVLDVFYAFPSVLLAVAISGALGPGLSNSLIALTLVFVPQVVRVAESVTTQVRKLDYIEAARMSGASSFSIIRVHVLGNVLGPVFVYATGLLSVSMILASGLSFLGLGVKPPEPEWGLMLNTLRSAIYNNPWIAALPGAFIFITSIAFNLLADGVRSAMDIRR; this comes from the coding sequence ATGACTTCTTTAACAACCTCTATTCCTAACCGCAGCTATTGGCATGTGGTGGCGCGCCAGTTGCGCCAAGAGCCTGTGGCCATGGCGAGTGCGGTGGTACTTTTGCTCATCATCTGTGCAGCAGTATTTGCACCTTGGTTGGCGCCAGCTGACCCGTTCAAAGCCAGCATGCTCAAACGCTTGTTACCGATCGGTAGCCCTGGTTATTTGTTGGGTACGGATGAGCTCGGACGCGACATGGTGACGCGCCTGATGTACGGTGGCCGCTTGTCGCTGCTCATGGGCGTGGTGCCCGTGTTTGCCGCATTTTTCATCGGCACCAGCATTGGCTTGTTTGCGGGCTATGTTGGCGGCCGTGTGAACATGGTCATCATGCGCGTGCTTGATGTGTTCTACGCGTTTCCCTCGGTGCTATTGGCTGTGGCGATTTCGGGGGCTTTGGGTCCAGGCTTGAGCAACAGCTTGATTGCCTTGACCTTGGTGTTTGTCCCGCAGGTGGTACGCGTGGCCGAAAGCGTGACCACACAGGTGCGCAAGTTGGATTACATCGAAGCTGCACGCATGAGCGGTGCGAGTTCGTTCTCCATCATTCGCGTACATGTGTTGGGTAATGTGCTCGGCCCTGTGTTTGTGTATGCCACAGGCTTGCTGAGCGTCAGCATGATCTTGGCTTCTGGCTTGTCATTTTTGGGGCTGGGTGTGAAGCCACCTGAACCCGAGTGGGGCTTGATGCTCAACACCTTGCGCTCTGCCATTTATAACAACCCTTGGATTGCTGCATTGCCAGGCGCTTTCATCTTCATCACCTCCATTGCCTTCAACTTGTTGGCAGATGGGGTTCGCTCTGCCATGGACATTCGCCGATGA
- a CDS encoding oligopeptide/dipeptide ABC transporter ATP-binding protein, with product MTDSSILDVQDRGGPAQPLLVVQDLKKHFPVRIGMFEREKKFVHAVDGVSFSVAKGKTLGIVGESGCGKSTTARLIARLMPPDSGSMVFDGDGVAEYGGIALKEFRRNLQMVFQDSFASLNPRLTIVETIAYGPQVHGMTTEIAMHEARALLARVGLEPDQFASRYPHELSGGQRQRVNIARALAFHPRLVILDEAVAALDKSVQAQVLNLLQELKAERQLTYLFISHDLHVVHYISDEVMVMYLGQVVERGPVEKIYSEAAHPYTRALLSAVPSMDPSQRTQKSPLSGDPPNPINPPSGCRFRDRCTFAQAVCASSTPVLMSVKGDVEHIVACHMNDAQSGHSGEGAQA from the coding sequence ATGACTGATTCTTCTATTCTTGACGTGCAAGACCGCGGTGGTCCTGCCCAACCCTTGTTGGTGGTGCAGGATCTGAAAAAGCACTTCCCTGTTCGCATAGGCATGTTCGAGCGTGAGAAAAAGTTTGTGCATGCCGTAGACGGTGTCAGCTTCTCGGTCGCCAAAGGTAAAACTTTGGGTATCGTGGGCGAATCGGGTTGCGGTAAATCCACGACGGCAAGACTCATCGCACGACTCATGCCACCAGACAGCGGCAGCATGGTCTTCGATGGGGACGGGGTTGCCGAATACGGCGGTATTGCCTTGAAAGAATTTCGTCGTAATTTGCAAATGGTCTTTCAAGATTCATTTGCCTCGCTCAATCCCCGCTTGACCATTGTCGAGACCATTGCGTACGGCCCTCAAGTGCATGGCATGACGACAGAGATAGCGATGCATGAGGCGCGTGCTTTACTTGCCCGCGTGGGCTTAGAGCCCGATCAGTTTGCTTCTCGCTACCCCCACGAGTTGTCTGGCGGTCAACGCCAACGCGTGAACATTGCACGTGCTTTGGCTTTTCATCCACGCTTGGTGATTTTGGATGAAGCGGTCGCCGCACTCGACAAGTCGGTGCAGGCACAAGTGTTGAACCTGTTGCAAGAACTCAAAGCAGAACGTCAGCTGACTTATCTTTTCATTTCGCACGATTTGCACGTGGTGCATTACATCAGCGATGAAGTCATGGTGATGTATCTTGGCCAAGTTGTAGAACGTGGACCCGTTGAGAAAATTTACAGTGAAGCCGCGCATCCCTATACCCGCGCTTTGTTGTCCGCCGTGCCTTCTATGGACCCAAGTCAGCGTACACAAAAGTCACCTCTGAGCGGTGATCCTCCAAACCCGATCAACCCGCCCAGCGGTTGCCGCTTTCGTGACCGTTGCACGTTTGCCCAAGCCGTTTGTGCGTCAAGTACACCTGTGTTGATGTCCGTCAAAGGCGATGTTGAACACATCGTGGCTTGCCACATGAACGATGCACAGTCCGGCCACTCCGGAGAAGGAGCTCAGGCATGA
- a CDS encoding ABC transporter ATP-binding protein, with the protein MTRPLVSVKDLTVQFTGHRKAKALNQVSFDLAPGEVLGLLGESGSGKSVTLRTLLRLHPERTTQMGGAIHVAGHDVLSMQGSELNHYRGGIASMVFQEPGLAFDPVYTIGQQMVEAIQAHDGVDTQTAQHQALHMLERVQIPQARRRFDAYPHELSGGMRQRAMIALALLCRPQLLLADEPTTALDATVQIQILLLLRELQKETGMSVIFVTHDIGAAVEVADRIAVMYAGRIVEMGDVAQVVRQPMHPYTQGLLASTVSAEDKGKPLLAVPGSPPDLSNLPQGCSFAARCAQATHQCQTEVPLTVTTGVCTLACWHPVAVSQVAR; encoded by the coding sequence ATGACACGTCCTCTTGTTTCCGTTAAAGACTTGACGGTTCAGTTCACCGGACACCGTAAGGCCAAGGCTTTGAACCAGGTCAGTTTTGATTTGGCACCAGGCGAAGTTTTGGGCTTGCTTGGCGAATCAGGCTCTGGAAAAAGTGTGACCTTGCGTACATTGCTGCGCTTACATCCAGAACGGACAACCCAGATGGGCGGTGCCATTCATGTGGCGGGTCACGATGTGCTGTCTATGCAAGGCAGTGAGCTCAACCACTACAGAGGGGGTATTGCCTCGATGGTGTTTCAAGAGCCTGGGTTAGCGTTTGATCCGGTTTACACCATTGGTCAACAAATGGTGGAGGCGATTCAGGCCCACGATGGCGTGGACACGCAGACCGCCCAACACCAAGCTTTGCACATGCTGGAGCGTGTGCAAATCCCACAAGCCCGCCGACGCTTTGATGCTTACCCACATGAGCTCTCGGGCGGCATGCGTCAACGCGCCATGATCGCACTGGCCCTGCTGTGTCGTCCTCAACTGTTGTTGGCGGATGAGCCTACGACGGCTTTGGACGCGACAGTGCAAATTCAAATCTTGCTGCTGTTGCGTGAATTACAAAAAGAAACAGGCATGTCTGTGATTTTTGTCACACATGACATTGGCGCTGCTGTTGAGGTGGCCGATCGTATTGCTGTCATGTATGCCGGACGGATTGTGGAGATGGGAGACGTAGCACAAGTGGTTCGTCAGCCCATGCATCCTTACACCCAAGGTTTGTTGGCATCGACGGTGAGTGCGGAAGATAAAGGTAAGCCCTTGTTGGCTGTGCCAGGTTCGCCCCCTGACTTGTCTAACTTGCCTCAGGGTTGTAGTTTTGCTGCACGTTGTGCACAGGCCACGCATCAATGCCAAACAGAGGTGCCGTTAACGGTCACCACAGGTGTATGCACCTTGGCCTGTTGGCATCCCGTGGCTGTGTCTCAGGTGGCGCGATGA
- a CDS encoding GntR family transcriptional regulator, whose protein sequence is MTSVGTAVVARGRGGLADEVCRKIADDIAMGIFLPGERLDETNLAARFQVSRTPVREALKQLAITGLVAYRPNRGSVVAEMTPVQLDQMFEVIGELEATCARHAALRMTEAERQRLCELHAQSRSAIQNQDADAYDTINRDLHTVIIHGCHNPVLIDIITGLRHKISTFRRTQFRNLARMSASYEEHSVIVEALMARDVVTCYREMRGHLLSARSAAAHVSSSWSI, encoded by the coding sequence ATGACCTCGGTCGGTACCGCTGTTGTCGCACGTGGCCGAGGCGGCTTGGCCGATGAGGTGTGTCGAAAAATAGCGGATGACATTGCCATGGGCATTTTTTTGCCCGGCGAGCGTTTGGATGAAACAAATTTGGCTGCACGTTTTCAGGTCTCACGTACACCAGTGCGCGAAGCTTTGAAACAGCTCGCGATCACGGGCTTGGTTGCCTACCGTCCTAACCGTGGATCGGTCGTGGCTGAGATGACGCCGGTTCAACTGGACCAAATGTTTGAAGTGATTGGCGAGTTAGAGGCTACCTGTGCCCGCCATGCGGCATTGCGTATGACTGAGGCAGAGCGTCAGCGTTTGTGTGAGTTGCATGCGCAAAGCCGAAGTGCCATTCAAAACCAAGATGCAGACGCCTATGACACCATCAACCGAGATTTGCACACAGTCATCATCCACGGCTGTCACAACCCTGTGTTGATTGACATCATCACAGGGTTGCGTCACAAAATTTCAACGTTCCGACGTACCCAGTTTCGTAACCTAGCGCGCATGTCTGCGTCATACGAAGAACATTCAGTCATTGTCGAAGCCTTAATGGCTCGCGATGTCGTGACGTGTTACCGCGAGATGCGCGGCCATCTTTTATCGGCACGTAGCGCGGCAGCGCACGTGTCATCTTCTTGGAGCATTTGA
- the ggt gene encoding gamma-glutamyltransferase, with protein sequence MNPILGRRGAVVAPHSLASQAGLEILREGGNAIEATIAVAATLAVVYPHMTGIGGDGFWLMHAPGQPMQSIDACGAAGAGVTRALYGDMASIPWRGPLAANTVAGTISGWGAAYAYSQANWGGRLPFARLLESAIYYAREGFPVTHSQEANTNNKLAELQEQPGFSKAFLNEQRQVPRYGDRHAFPALAATLTQLAKAGADDFYRGELAQQIARDLAAVGSPITGQDLANHHAVVKAPLSLKLSDATVYNMAPPTQGLASLLILGVYDRIRQQGWNPDNIEGIHALVEATKQAFIVRDRFVTDPSHMAVDPVTLLNQDVVTRLADAVPIDKASPWPAPNSDGDTTWMGVLDDQGRAVSMIQSIYFEFGSGVVLPESGFWWQNRGCSFDLQPGKLRSLEPGRKPFHTLNPAMAQLDDGRLLVYGTMGGEGQPQTQAAVFSRYVWGGHNVRSAVAAPRWLLGRTWAEQSTSLKVESRYSAEVIEGLKALGHPVEVVADFDERMGHAGALVLHPTGWIEGGEDPRSDGCVSAW encoded by the coding sequence ATGAACCCTATTCTTGGACGACGCGGTGCAGTTGTTGCCCCGCATTCACTTGCTTCGCAAGCGGGTCTTGAAATTTTGCGTGAGGGTGGCAACGCCATTGAAGCGACCATTGCGGTGGCCGCCACATTGGCAGTGGTGTATCCCCATATGACAGGCATTGGCGGCGATGGTTTTTGGCTAATGCATGCGCCAGGTCAACCGATGCAGTCGATTGATGCGTGTGGTGCTGCGGGTGCAGGTGTGACCCGGGCTTTGTACGGCGATATGGCCAGCATTCCATGGCGTGGGCCCTTGGCTGCCAATACGGTCGCGGGCACCATCTCGGGCTGGGGCGCCGCTTATGCCTATAGCCAAGCGAATTGGGGTGGCCGGTTGCCATTTGCACGCTTGCTGGAAAGTGCCATTTATTACGCGCGTGAAGGCTTTCCTGTCACGCACAGCCAAGAGGCGAACACGAATAACAAACTAGCCGAGTTGCAAGAGCAACCCGGATTCTCCAAAGCCTTCTTGAATGAACAGCGCCAAGTGCCACGCTATGGCGATCGCCATGCATTCCCCGCCTTGGCTGCCACTTTGACGCAATTGGCCAAAGCCGGTGCGGACGACTTTTATCGCGGTGAATTAGCGCAGCAAATTGCACGCGATTTGGCTGCCGTGGGCAGCCCCATCACCGGGCAAGATTTGGCCAACCATCACGCCGTAGTGAAAGCGCCTTTGTCTTTGAAGTTGTCTGATGCCACGGTCTACAACATGGCCCCGCCTACACAAGGCTTGGCATCCTTGCTGATCTTGGGGGTGTATGACCGGATTCGCCAACAAGGTTGGAACCCCGACAACATCGAAGGTATCCATGCTTTGGTGGAAGCGACGAAGCAAGCGTTCATCGTGCGAGACCGTTTCGTCACCGATCCCTCGCATATGGCGGTGGACCCGGTCACGCTGCTGAATCAAGACGTGGTGACACGACTGGCCGATGCTGTGCCGATTGACAAAGCCAGTCCTTGGCCCGCTCCGAACTCGGATGGCGACACGACATGGATGGGTGTGTTGGATGACCAAGGACGCGCAGTCAGCATGATTCAAAGTATTTATTTTGAATTCGGTAGTGGCGTGGTGCTTCCTGAAAGTGGTTTTTGGTGGCAAAACCGGGGATGTTCTTTTGATTTACAACCTGGCAAGTTGCGCAGCTTGGAGCCCGGGCGCAAGCCATTTCACACACTCAATCCAGCGATGGCGCAATTAGATGATGGACGCTTGTTGGTCTACGGAACCATGGGCGGGGAGGGGCAGCCTCAAACGCAAGCTGCTGTGTTCTCGCGTTATGTGTGGGGTGGCCACAACGTGCGTTCTGCTGTGGCCGCGCCGCGTTGGCTGTTGGGCCGCACATGGGCAGAGCAAAGTACGTCGTTGAAGGTGGAGTCACGTTATTCGGCCGAGGTGATTGAAGGGCTCAAAGCGCTGGGACATCCGGTGGAGGTTGTGGCTGATTTTGATGAGCGCATGGGGCACGCAGGTGCCTTAGTGTTACACCCGACGGGTTGGATTGAGGGTGGAGAAGATCCACGCAGTGATGGTTGCGTATCTGCTTGGTGA
- a CDS encoding bile acid:sodium symporter family protein: MKFDWFLKGMIAAVVLAFVFPEPGSQGGFLHPEVLNKLGIALVFYLNGLSLSMASLRQGVSRWRVHVLIQTSTFLVFPLLGLGLMQVGQRWISPDVLLGYFYLCALPSTVSSSVALTVAARGNVPVALFNATLSALMGVVLTPLWMAWVMGHEGQPLDVWPVVVDLLMWVVLPLIVGQLSRPWLNQWAARHKGQIQVVDRLTILTLVYTSFSDSVQQGIWHQYGAGVLIQTLVVSCVLFFLIYQFMQFSARLMHLSEEDRIAAVLCGSKKTLASGVPMAHLIFGANPALGLILIPIMLYHPLQLAVGGLLSQRWASRR, encoded by the coding sequence ATGAAATTTGACTGGTTTTTGAAAGGCATGATCGCAGCGGTCGTGCTCGCCTTTGTCTTTCCTGAGCCAGGCTCCCAAGGCGGCTTCTTGCATCCAGAGGTACTCAACAAATTGGGCATTGCTTTGGTGTTTTATCTCAATGGTCTGAGCCTTTCTATGGCGTCTTTGCGCCAAGGGGTTTCACGTTGGCGTGTGCATGTGCTGATTCAAACCAGCACGTTCTTGGTTTTTCCGTTGCTGGGTCTAGGCCTGATGCAGGTGGGACAACGTTGGATCTCACCAGACGTGCTGTTGGGGTATTTTTATTTGTGTGCGTTGCCGTCGACTGTGTCATCTTCCGTAGCTTTGACGGTGGCTGCACGAGGCAATGTGCCAGTCGCCTTGTTCAACGCCACCTTGTCTGCGCTCATGGGCGTGGTTCTCACCCCACTATGGATGGCTTGGGTCATGGGGCACGAGGGCCAACCGTTGGATGTGTGGCCCGTGGTTGTAGATTTGCTGATGTGGGTTGTTTTGCCGTTGATCGTGGGGCAATTGTCGCGTCCTTGGCTCAACCAGTGGGCTGCGCGTCACAAAGGTCAAATTCAAGTTGTGGATCGCTTGACCATTTTGACCCTGGTGTACACCTCGTTCAGTGATTCGGTGCAACAGGGCATTTGGCATCAATATGGCGCTGGCGTGCTCATTCAAACATTGGTGGTCAGCTGTGTGTTGTTCTTTTTGATTTACCAATTCATGCAATTTTCGGCTCGACTCATGCACCTGTCAGAGGAGGACCGGATTGCGGCTGTGCTGTGTGGCTCTAAAAAAACACTGGCATCGGGGGTGCCCATGGCGCATTTGATTTTTGGTGCGAATCCTGCATTGGGTTTGATCCTGATTCCCATCATGTTGTATCACCCCTTGCAATTGGCGGTGGGGGGCTTGCTGTCGCAGCGTTGGGCGTCGCGTCGCTGA
- a CDS encoding amino acid ABC transporter ATP-binding protein, which produces MHTANHTSLAVHIQGLRKSYGNHEVLKGIDLSVKPGEVIAIIGKSGSGKSTLLRCINGLETFQHGSLAVQNQALVYKDPVAMRALRQQVGMIFQSFNLFPHLSVGKNIMLAPSLMKLLPNEQLQGRAQALLAQVGLAEKFEAYPDQLSGGQQQRVAIARALAMAPSILLCDEITSALDPELVGEVLAVVESLAQNGMTLLMVTHEMNFARKVSDRVIFMHQGLVHEMGTPQELFNAPKTPELQQFLSSLH; this is translated from the coding sequence ATGCACACCGCTAATCACACGTCTTTGGCTGTTCATATCCAAGGGCTTCGTAAATCGTATGGCAACCATGAGGTGCTCAAAGGCATTGACCTGAGCGTGAAGCCTGGCGAAGTCATTGCCATCATTGGCAAAAGTGGCTCCGGAAAAAGTACCTTACTGCGTTGCATCAATGGTTTAGAAACATTCCAACATGGCAGTTTGGCTGTGCAAAACCAAGCCTTGGTCTACAAAGATCCGGTAGCCATGCGCGCTTTACGGCAACAAGTTGGGATGATTTTTCAGTCCTTCAATTTATTCCCGCATTTGAGTGTTGGCAAAAACATCATGTTGGCACCCAGCTTGATGAAGCTCTTACCCAACGAACAGTTGCAAGGGCGCGCGCAAGCGTTGTTGGCACAAGTCGGATTGGCTGAAAAATTCGAGGCTTACCCCGATCAACTCTCAGGCGGGCAACAGCAGCGTGTGGCCATCGCTCGCGCATTGGCCATGGCACCCAGCATTTTGTTGTGCGACGAAATCACATCTGCACTAGACCCAGAGTTGGTTGGTGAAGTACTGGCCGTGGTCGAGTCATTGGCACAAAACGGTATGACGCTGCTGATGGTGACACACGAGATGAACTTTGCCCGCAAGGTGAGCGACCGAGTCATCTTCATGCACCAAGGCTTGGTTCATGAAATGGGCACACCGCAAGAATTGTTCAATGCACCCAAGACGCCTGAGTTGCAACAATTTTTGTCATCACTGCATTAA